In one Flammeovirga yaeyamensis genomic region, the following are encoded:
- a CDS encoding spondin domain-containing protein produces MKTIQLLFIVLSIFMFTACSDDENDDPVNLPAANEFTVTIENIAEGKDFFAYGSTGLITPGNSESFSFNAGKGHYLNFATMFVQSNDLFYAPSDAGIALYDSDGNAVTGDITSQFYYWDAGTEVNQEPGVGADQAPRQSGPNTGTAENGTIQLLSMVNDGYTYPTLSDVIKVSIAHDGGTLFTVTVENKSNTASLASPFAPGSWVVHSSGQYPLFKDGATASSNLEGLAEDGNLEGFNTTLGDNSGLVSPFAPGAYSVGKTNELFMLGQTSTEALMALAEDGNASGFAMHFNTPDQGDSPAPIFPNQSYSFTFTAEEGDYLSLATMLVQSNDWFIGFDNLKLYNGSTPLTGDITNSLMVFDSGTELDEYAGAGNYQAPRQPSANSGMDENGVVSIENDLSSNVPDLSQMVRVTITAN; encoded by the coding sequence TACAGCTTGTTCAGACGACGAAAATGATGATCCTGTTAACCTTCCAGCTGCTAATGAATTTACAGTAACCATAGAAAACATTGCTGAGGGAAAAGATTTCTTTGCTTACGGAAGTACTGGACTAATTACTCCAGGAAACTCAGAAAGCTTCAGTTTTAATGCTGGAAAAGGGCATTATCTGAACTTTGCGACCATGTTTGTTCAGTCTAACGATTTATTCTACGCTCCATCTGATGCTGGTATTGCTCTTTATGATAGTGATGGCAATGCAGTAACAGGAGATATTACTTCTCAATTCTACTATTGGGATGCCGGTACGGAAGTAAATCAAGAGCCCGGTGTGGGTGCTGATCAAGCACCAAGACAGTCAGGTCCAAATACGGGTACTGCGGAAAACGGAACCATTCAACTACTTTCAATGGTAAATGACGGTTACACGTATCCGACACTATCTGATGTCATTAAAGTATCAATTGCTCACGATGGCGGTACTTTGTTTACAGTTACAGTAGAAAATAAATCGAATACAGCTTCTTTGGCAAGTCCTTTTGCTCCGGGATCGTGGGTAGTACACTCAAGCGGTCAATATCCATTATTCAAAGATGGTGCAACGGCAAGTAGTAATTTAGAAGGGTTAGCAGAAGATGGCAACCTGGAAGGTTTCAATACCACTTTAGGCGACAATTCTGGATTGGTTTCTCCTTTTGCTCCTGGTGCTTATTCGGTAGGTAAGACAAATGAATTATTTATGCTAGGTCAAACATCAACAGAAGCTTTAATGGCTTTAGCTGAAGATGGAAATGCTTCCGGTTTTGCTATGCATTTCAATACTCCTGATCAAGGTGATAGCCCTGCCCCAATATTCCCGAATCAATCGTATTCTTTTACTTTCACTGCTGAAGAAGGTGATTATTTATCCCTAGCAACTATGTTAGTACAGTCGAATGATTGGTTTATAGGTTTCGATAACTTGAAATTATACAATGGATCAACACCTTTAACTGGAGACATTACAAATAGCCTAATGGTATTTGATTCTGGAACTGAATTGGATGAATATGCAGGTGCAGGTAACTATCAAGCGCCAAGACAACCTAGTGCTAATTCTGGTATGGACGAGAATGGAGTTGTTAGCATCGAGAACGATTTGAGTTCCAATGTTCCCGATCTTTCGCAAATGGTAAGAGTGACCATCACTGCAAATTAA
- a CDS encoding hybrid sensor histidine kinase/response regulator transcription factor: MIIDYQLNIRRFTALFLVLFFFISSIGFGQTNHLGINITKHITYNEGLSHFGVTALEEDASGLIWVGTFKGLNKYDGYEFKTYYEQDYPGLVSNRITKLFKDESNNLLIGTEKGISIYYHQLDSFSSILEKEESKTSISNFYIQDFSETSNYIACLTRSAEVILLDKYNYSVLKEWKPTSILNQKLIASNITSLGKDDVLITTNNGLYLLNLKSGDYQLVGDEYVNYTVDATFDGYKNIYVLSYKSLYIFRYDQETRKLEWVNTILKEQYYSKVQLSPEGILWLMKENNEIAMITDPQYFKNINQHLIKYTFSEDFTRLSSLLITKSGGWIGSFNQGVFQFLSENRAFQYSALKGNVVDNSSSQVVNIFAYDDNEVYVTLNSNFNKLFDIDKGTYKRFEQPSINNQIITRVLKDQRGQIWGGSRRNGIFKKKNINSPWKLVSNKDFKWFANEGTRAIAEDKYGDIWLAGLDAFYRLKLDENGELNRISTIKKLGNIPYDINFNVNVIYPDPLEDCIWLGTSNNGLIKLNYTPEEIDNDGIISFTNNPNDSCSISGNDVTCIQRLPNKEIWIGVLEGGINQLRKEQGKYCFDRYSEKDGLDDNDVMTFQFDMRNHLWIATNKGINQFDTKTKSFTNYTSKDGLVPASFEVVSTKLKSGLMIFGGNNGICYFQPERVNVSQETPKLLFGDLKIHNQKAGIGEQEVLQKPLEDTNEITLNHDQGSISIELISLHFGNSNTHGLRYRLLPKETSWFVTTSNNKLATYSLLPPGEYNFEAQTSNAQNEWSTPKHLKIIIKQAWWKTKLAKSIYFLIAAILIIAIMVAIIRFKSLEYKLQIEHVEKNKLKELDAARLKMFMNISHEFRTPLTLINGPINVLKNMFENNKDAFQHIDLIQRQSKKMFQLVEQVHEVRKADQNLLKLTPESFEFTYFISDIKRDFDQLANDTGKKLILNGEANKIELVADAKKLEVVINNLLNNAFKFTKEGDSIFINYKVKKGTIFLSVEDTGVGISKEDQKNIFTRFYQSETKEVYSVGSGIGLELSKMIVELHGGKIQVSSEIGKGTKFSVELPVNAKRLEAIEETRQQEIIDTETHEQKQRVIDKSFDLSSIVKGNQNKDMHIYYAEDNIDLRNFVVNILGQIYKVTSFKNGQELANALDKEWPDVVLSDIIMPEMDGLELCKLIKDDVKTGHIPVILLTSKSSSDAKIEGMEVGADAYITKPFDMKHLVATLESVYKNRKKIQDRFQSEVPLPLVKTEQSDTDKEFLERLYKLLEKNLTNENIDLEEFSKELYMSRSQFFRKVKALTDSTPQDIIRTYKLKKAAAYLLNKENSVNDVIIMTGFKSRTHFSKLFKDHYGVTPGKYASSIEDN; encoded by the coding sequence GTGATTATTGATTATCAACTTAATATCCGTCGATTTACGGCTTTATTTTTAGTCTTATTTTTCTTTATCAGTTCAATTGGATTTGGACAGACAAATCACCTTGGTATTAACATTACGAAGCACATCACCTATAATGAGGGATTGTCTCATTTTGGCGTGACTGCATTGGAAGAAGATGCTTCTGGATTGATTTGGGTAGGTACATTTAAAGGATTGAATAAATATGATGGTTATGAATTTAAAACTTACTACGAACAAGATTATCCAGGTTTAGTAAGTAATAGAATTACAAAGTTGTTTAAAGATGAATCAAATAATCTCCTTATTGGAACAGAAAAAGGCATTTCTATTTATTACCATCAGTTGGATTCTTTTTCAAGTATTTTAGAGAAAGAAGAATCAAAAACATCAATTTCTAACTTTTATATTCAAGATTTTTCTGAAACGAGTAATTACATCGCCTGCTTAACAAGAAGCGCAGAGGTGATTTTACTTGATAAATACAATTATTCAGTCCTTAAAGAATGGAAACCGACATCGATTCTAAATCAAAAATTAATTGCGAGTAATATTACCTCTTTAGGTAAAGATGATGTGTTAATTACCACTAATAATGGACTTTACTTATTAAATCTTAAAAGTGGTGATTATCAATTAGTAGGTGATGAATATGTGAATTATACTGTAGACGCTACTTTTGATGGTTATAAAAATATTTATGTCCTGAGTTATAAATCGTTATATATCTTTAGATACGACCAAGAAACTAGGAAATTAGAGTGGGTGAATACCATTTTAAAAGAACAATATTACTCTAAAGTTCAATTAAGTCCAGAAGGTATTTTATGGTTGATGAAAGAAAATAATGAGATAGCCATGATTACGGATCCTCAGTATTTTAAGAACATCAATCAGCATTTAATTAAATATACTTTTTCAGAAGATTTTACCCGTCTAAGTAGCCTGTTGATTACCAAAAGTGGGGGTTGGATAGGAAGTTTTAATCAAGGTGTTTTTCAGTTTTTAAGTGAAAATAGAGCTTTTCAATATTCGGCCTTGAAAGGGAATGTGGTAGATAATTCTTCTAGTCAGGTCGTAAACATTTTCGCTTACGATGATAATGAAGTATATGTAACTCTTAACTCCAACTTCAATAAGTTATTTGATATTGATAAAGGTACTTACAAGCGATTTGAACAACCATCGATCAATAATCAGATAATTACTAGAGTACTCAAAGACCAAAGGGGACAGATTTGGGGAGGCAGTAGACGAAATGGAATCTTTAAGAAAAAGAACATTAATTCCCCTTGGAAATTAGTCAGTAACAAAGATTTTAAATGGTTCGCAAACGAAGGGACTAGAGCGATTGCAGAAGACAAATATGGCGATATATGGTTGGCAGGTTTAGATGCTTTTTACCGTTTGAAATTAGATGAAAATGGAGAATTAAATCGTATAAGTACCATAAAAAAATTGGGTAATATTCCATATGACATCAATTTTAATGTAAATGTGATTTATCCTGATCCATTGGAAGATTGTATTTGGTTGGGTACATCAAATAATGGTTTGATAAAACTAAATTATACTCCCGAAGAAATTGATAATGATGGAATTATTTCATTCACAAATAACCCTAACGATAGTTGTTCGATATCAGGGAATGATGTCACTTGTATCCAAAGATTACCGAATAAAGAAATTTGGATTGGAGTGCTAGAAGGCGGCATCAATCAGTTAAGAAAAGAACAAGGAAAGTATTGTTTTGATCGCTATTCTGAAAAAGATGGTTTAGATGATAATGATGTGATGACCTTTCAATTCGATATGAGAAATCATTTATGGATTGCAACAAATAAAGGGATCAATCAATTTGATACTAAGACGAAATCATTTACCAATTACACCAGTAAAGATGGTTTAGTACCTGCTTCTTTTGAGGTGGTTTCGACAAAGTTAAAAAGTGGTTTGATGATCTTTGGTGGGAATAACGGGATCTGTTACTTCCAACCGGAAAGGGTAAATGTATCTCAGGAAACGCCAAAATTATTATTTGGTGATCTAAAAATACATAATCAAAAAGCAGGGATCGGAGAGCAGGAAGTACTACAAAAACCATTAGAAGATACCAACGAAATCACTTTAAATCACGATCAAGGATCGATTTCCATAGAGTTGATTTCACTTCATTTTGGTAACTCCAATACTCATGGATTGAGGTATCGATTGCTACCCAAAGAAACCTCTTGGTTTGTGACGACCTCCAATAATAAGTTAGCTACTTATAGTTTATTGCCTCCAGGAGAATACAATTTTGAGGCACAAACATCGAATGCTCAAAATGAATGGTCAACACCAAAGCATCTAAAAATTATCATCAAACAAGCTTGGTGGAAAACCAAATTGGCTAAAAGTATTTATTTTCTTATCGCAGCTATCTTAATTATCGCTATCATGGTGGCGATCATCCGATTTAAATCATTAGAGTACAAACTTCAGATTGAACATGTAGAGAAGAATAAACTGAAAGAATTAGATGCCGCCCGCTTGAAGATGTTCATGAATATTTCTCACGAATTTAGAACGCCTCTAACACTCATCAATGGACCAATTAATGTGTTGAAAAATATGTTTGAAAATAACAAAGATGCTTTCCAACATATTGATTTGATACAGAGACAATCGAAGAAAATGTTCCAATTGGTGGAACAAGTGCATGAGGTGAGGAAAGCAGATCAAAACCTATTAAAACTTACACCTGAAAGCTTCGAATTCACTTATTTTATTAGCGATATTAAAAGAGATTTTGATCAGTTAGCCAATGATACGGGTAAGAAGTTGATTCTGAATGGAGAGGCCAATAAAATAGAGCTGGTTGCTGATGCTAAAAAGCTGGAAGTAGTCATCAATAACTTATTGAATAACGCATTTAAGTTTACAAAAGAAGGTGATTCTATCTTCATCAATTATAAAGTAAAGAAAGGAACAATTTTTCTTTCTGTGGAAGATACCGGGGTAGGTATATCAAAAGAAGATCAAAAAAATATATTCACTCGTTTCTATCAATCAGAAACCAAAGAAGTCTATTCTGTAGGTTCAGGAATTGGTTTAGAATTATCTAAAATGATTGTTGAACTACATGGAGGTAAAATTCAGGTGAGTAGCGAAATCGGGAAAGGAACAAAATTCTCAGTGGAATTGCCTGTGAATGCCAAGCGTTTGGAAGCAATCGAGGAGACCCGTCAACAAGAAATTATTGATACGGAGACTCACGAGCAAAAGCAAAGAGTGATCGATAAAAGTTTTGATCTTTCTTCTATTGTGAAGGGGAATCAGAATAAAGATATGCATATCTATTATGCAGAAGATAATATCGATCTGAGAAACTTCGTGGTCAATATCTTAGGTCAGATTTATAAAGTCACTTCTTTTAAAAATGGTCAAGAACTAGCCAATGCATTGGATAAAGAATGGCCTGATGTAGTTTTAAGTGATATCATCATGCCTGAGATGGATGGTTTAGAATTGTGTAAACTGATTAAAGATGATGTGAAAACAGGACATATTCCAGTGATTTTGTTGACATCAAAATCTTCTTCTGATGCTAAAATTGAAGGTATGGAAGTAGGGGCAGATGCTTACATCACCAAGCCATTTGATATGAAACACTTAGTAGCTACTCTCGAAAGTGTTTATAAAAATAGGAAGAAGATTCAAGATCGTTTTCAATCAGAAGTTCCACTTCCGTTAGTGAAAACAGAACAATCGGATACCGATAAGGAATTTTTAGAGCGTTTATATAAGCTTTTAGAAAAGAACTTGACGAACGAAAACATCGATTTAGAAGAGTTCTCTAAAGAACTTTATATGAGTAGAAGTCAGTTTTTCAGAAAAGTGAAGGCTTTAACAGATTCTACGCCTCAGGATATCATCAGAACCTATAAACTAAAGAAGGCGGCTGCTTATCTTTTAAATAAAGAAAACTCTGTGAATGATGTGATCATCATGACAGGCTTTAAGAGTAGAACTCACTTTAGTAAGTTGTTTAAAGATCATTATGGAGTGACTCCTGGAAAATATGCATCCTCTATAGAAGATAATTAA
- a CDS encoding family 16 glycosylhydrolase, translated as MVESINGMYKKYLVAVGFMFGCSQVPVKNEQAQLLNKNTNTLLPLTLSQNEEDKWTLISELSDEFDNSVLDSNKWFIQGKNNEYHLWKGSAPAQFNGSNTYLDNGKLVIETKWEPQFDFSQEKFNGRSYENVTTGGIVSKNKFLYGYMEIKSKAALSTVSSSFGGRNKYSEFELFEQVGAPKFYKKRSDKHYNMSIYSLENSNDLNKKKIFNYPLEATDSISKFHVYGCEWDENGIKYFVDGQLIFEADYDDLGNKNLLTEPIEIWANAETVPYFGLPSESDLPSFYEIEYIRVWQKKEL; from the coding sequence TTGGTCGAAAGTATCAATGGTATGTATAAAAAATATTTAGTGGCGGTGGGTTTCATGTTTGGATGCAGTCAAGTACCTGTAAAAAACGAACAAGCTCAACTTTTAAATAAAAATACGAATACGCTTTTACCCTTAACATTATCACAAAATGAAGAAGATAAATGGACTTTGATATCCGAATTAAGTGATGAGTTTGATAACAGTGTATTGGATTCCAATAAATGGTTTATTCAAGGAAAGAACAATGAATATCATTTATGGAAAGGAAGTGCCCCTGCCCAATTTAATGGAAGCAATACTTACCTTGATAATGGTAAGTTAGTTATAGAAACAAAATGGGAACCTCAATTCGATTTTTCTCAAGAAAAATTTAATGGTAGATCCTATGAGAACGTCACTACAGGCGGAATAGTAAGTAAAAATAAATTTCTATATGGATATATGGAAATTAAATCGAAAGCGGCTCTTTCCACAGTAAGTAGTTCATTTGGAGGTAGAAACAAATACTCTGAATTTGAATTATTCGAACAAGTGGGTGCTCCAAAGTTTTATAAAAAGAGATCTGACAAACATTACAATATGTCGATCTACAGTTTAGAAAACAGCAACGATTTAAACAAAAAGAAGATATTTAATTATCCATTAGAGGCCACAGATAGCATCAGTAAATTTCATGTGTATGGCTGTGAGTGGGATGAGAATGGAATTAAATATTTTGTCGATGGACAATTGATTTTTGAAGCGGATTATGATGATTTAGGCAACAAAAATCTTCTGACAGAACCTATAGAAATATGGGCTAATGCAGAAACTGTCCCTTATTTTGGTTTGCCTTCTGAAAGCGATCTACCTTCATTTTATGAGATCGAGTATATCAGAGTTTGGCAAAAGAAAGAATTGTAA
- a CDS encoding sulfatase, which produces MKYKFILIPCLLFSIFSCNEKVASKKSNKLEKPNVIFISFDDLRPEMGTYGSKLAITPNIDRLASQGLQFNKAYCQQAICSPSRASLMTGARPETINVIENYTYFRDENPDILTLPEHFKNNGYETINCGKVYHGKYNDPGRSWSKEPDYASLPYEVKTLVEQYVDPDNKKIFAENKAKMLKKYKKQHGLGMGPAYECVDVEDNAYIDGVNTDMAVDIIKKHKDGDKPLFLGLGFVAAHLDFLAPKKYWDLYDEDKITLSNQHTGPLNGAPMGLHASFEMRVRSNIPKYGAFPDSLARTLKHGYLATASYIDAQVGKVLKALEEKDMLDNTIVMLWSDHGYHLGEMGIWAKATNYDISTRVPLVVWTPNQNDKSRGMKSDALVELVDMYPTLCDLAGLEKPSHLEGQSFAPLLENPTMEWKSAAFSLFPTPALREWAANPLSKGMRESYFGPLIEDVEERIINVMGDKWDREFFENYLMGYSMKTQRYNFVVWRDRRDTTAEPIFIELYDHEKDPKETVNIAEQNPELVSELMEQFNRGWEGNTAKIAL; this is translated from the coding sequence ATGAAATATAAATTCATATTAATTCCTTGCTTACTCTTCTCTATTTTTTCTTGTAATGAAAAAGTAGCAAGCAAAAAATCTAACAAATTAGAAAAGCCAAACGTCATCTTTATTTCATTCGATGATCTTCGACCAGAAATGGGAACGTATGGTTCTAAATTAGCCATTACTCCAAACATCGACCGATTGGCGAGTCAAGGATTACAATTCAATAAGGCCTATTGTCAACAAGCCATCTGTAGTCCATCAAGAGCTAGTTTAATGACAGGGGCTCGTCCAGAAACGATTAACGTAATAGAGAATTACACTTATTTTAGAGACGAAAACCCAGACATTTTAACGCTACCTGAACACTTCAAAAACAATGGTTATGAGACCATCAATTGTGGTAAAGTGTATCATGGAAAATACAACGATCCGGGAAGGTCATGGTCGAAAGAGCCTGATTATGCAAGTTTACCCTACGAAGTGAAAACGTTGGTAGAGCAATACGTGGATCCGGACAACAAAAAGATCTTTGCAGAAAACAAGGCAAAGATGTTGAAGAAATACAAAAAACAACATGGTTTAGGCATGGGTCCAGCCTATGAGTGTGTTGATGTAGAAGACAACGCTTATATCGATGGAGTAAATACTGATATGGCTGTCGACATCATCAAAAAGCACAAAGATGGCGATAAACCTCTCTTCTTGGGATTAGGTTTTGTGGCGGCTCACTTAGACTTTTTAGCACCAAAAAAATATTGGGACCTTTATGATGAGGATAAAATCACTTTATCCAATCAACATACAGGTCCATTAAACGGAGCACCAATGGGATTGCATGCGTCTTTCGAAATGAGAGTACGTTCGAATATTCCAAAATACGGAGCATTTCCCGATAGTTTAGCACGCACACTTAAGCATGGTTATTTAGCCACCGCTAGTTATATCGATGCACAAGTTGGTAAAGTATTGAAGGCATTGGAAGAAAAAGACATGTTGGACAATACTATCGTGATGCTTTGGTCTGATCATGGTTACCACTTAGGGGAAATGGGCATATGGGCAAAAGCAACAAATTACGATATATCTACACGAGTACCGTTAGTGGTTTGGACGCCCAATCAAAATGATAAAAGCAGAGGCATGAAGTCCGATGCTTTGGTAGAATTGGTGGATATGTACCCTACATTGTGTGATTTAGCAGGTTTAGAAAAACCGTCGCATTTAGAAGGACAATCCTTCGCTCCATTGTTAGAAAATCCAACAATGGAATGGAAGTCTGCAGCTTTTTCCCTTTTCCCAACGCCAGCTTTAAGAGAGTGGGCAGCAAATCCGTTATCAAAAGGAATGCGTGAGTCGTATTTCGGTCCATTAATCGAAGATGTGGAAGAAAGAATCATTAATGTGATGGGTGATAAGTGGGATAGAGAATTTTTCGAAAACTACCTCATGGGCTATTCTATGAAGACACAACGCTACAATTTTGTCGTGTGGAGAGATCGTAGAGACACAACAGCAGAACCGATTTTTATCGAATTATACGATCACGAGAAAGATCCTAAAGAAACAGTGAATATTGCCGAGCAAAATCCAGAATTGGTTTCTGAATTAATGGAACAGTTCAATAGAGGATGGGAAGGTAATACAGCAAAAATAGCATTATGA
- a CDS encoding bifunctional 4-hydroxy-2-oxoglutarate aldolase/2-dehydro-3-deoxy-phosphogluconate aldolase, whose protein sequence is MSTFSAQKFRALPVVGILRGIDKQTIDRIVPLYIGAGFTTLEITMNSEGATDLIAYVAEKYPEINVGAGTVCDLNDLEKALAAGSQFIVTPILDEEVIRKCKSLDVPVFPGSFSPTEIYKAWKAGATAVKIFPYTQFKVGYMKDVKAPLNEIELLPTGGVGVENIAEFFKGGAYGVGMGGSLFPKHLMAEDKADELKAHFEAIANAYYSTVPQEV, encoded by the coding sequence ATGAGTACTTTTTCAGCGCAGAAGTTTAGAGCATTACCAGTTGTAGGTATCCTTAGAGGAATTGACAAACAGACGATCGACAGAATCGTTCCATTATACATTGGTGCAGGATTCACCACATTAGAAATCACAATGAACTCGGAAGGAGCGACAGATTTGATTGCTTATGTGGCCGAAAAATATCCTGAAATTAATGTAGGTGCAGGTACAGTTTGCGATTTAAATGATCTTGAAAAAGCATTAGCGGCAGGCTCTCAATTTATTGTAACACCTATCTTGGACGAAGAAGTTATTCGTAAATGTAAGTCTTTAGATGTTCCGGTATTCCCTGGATCATTTTCGCCTACAGAAATCTATAAAGCGTGGAAGGCAGGTGCAACAGCAGTTAAAATCTTCCCTTATACTCAGTTTAAAGTAGGGTATATGAAAGATGTGAAAGCACCATTAAACGAAATTGAATTACTTCCTACAGGAGGTGTTGGTGTAGAAAACATCGCCGAATTTTTTAAAGGAGGAGCATACGGTGTAGGTATGGGAGGATCTTTATTCCCTAAACATTTGATGGCAGAAGATAAAGCGGATGAATTGAAAGCACACTTCGAAGCCATAGCAAATGCATACTACTCTACTGTTCCCCAAGAAGTGTAG
- a CDS encoding 2-dehydro-3-deoxygalactonokinase, translated as MKQPKHFVSCDWGTSNFRIRLIDFDTLEVIKEHKTEMGVKKLYQQFLSSESEDQQAYFSKYLISQLTKVTDLTEQIVIVACGMITSSIGLKELSYSEVPFENESLNIEKLQLTENIDLLLISGVKTTEDVMRGEEVQALGMTEFLEEDCYLLLPGTHSKHLLFSEGQYQTFRTFMTGELFELISSQSILKDSIQKVDFTDEAKKSFVEGVRKGINGWLTSSLFSIRAKQVQNQSALGKIEEEIKTSNFYLLSGLLIGDELSYLKDQKLPIKMAASGVLSLLYTEALKVLEGVDFQTFEDGVLEYSLINGQKLILKNYIENEYFFSAEV; from the coding sequence ATGAAACAGCCAAAACATTTTGTAAGTTGTGATTGGGGGACCTCCAATTTCCGCATCCGTTTGATTGATTTTGATACTTTGGAAGTGATCAAAGAACACAAAACGGAGATGGGAGTGAAGAAGTTGTATCAACAGTTTCTATCAAGTGAAAGTGAAGATCAGCAAGCTTATTTTTCGAAGTATCTGATTTCGCAACTTACTAAAGTAACAGATTTAACAGAGCAAATAGTAATTGTCGCTTGTGGTATGATTACTTCATCGATTGGGCTTAAAGAATTATCCTATTCAGAAGTTCCTTTTGAGAATGAATCTCTAAATATTGAAAAGTTACAACTAACGGAAAACATCGATCTTTTATTGATTTCTGGAGTGAAAACAACAGAAGACGTCATGAGAGGAGAAGAGGTGCAAGCGTTAGGAATGACAGAATTTTTAGAGGAGGATTGTTATCTCTTACTTCCGGGAACCCACAGTAAGCATTTACTTTTTAGTGAGGGACAATATCAAACATTCAGGACGTTTATGACGGGCGAATTGTTCGAGTTGATTTCTTCACAAAGCATATTGAAAGACTCTATTCAGAAGGTCGATTTTACCGATGAAGCCAAGAAATCCTTCGTTGAAGGTGTTCGAAAAGGCATCAATGGGTGGCTAACAAGCTCTTTATTTTCCATTCGGGCTAAACAAGTGCAGAATCAGTCAGCTTTGGGTAAAATTGAGGAAGAAATTAAAACATCAAACTTCTACCTTTTGAGCGGTTTATTGATTGGGGATGAACTTTCTTATTTGAAAGATCAGAAACTACCGATTAAGATGGCAGCTTCGGGTGTATTATCACTATTGTATACCGAGGCACTGAAGGTTTTAGAAGGGGTAGATTTCCAAACTTTTGAAGACGGAGTTCTAGAATACTCATTGATAAACGGTCAGAAATTAATCTTAAAAAATTATATAGAAAATGAGTACTTTTTCAGCGCAGAAGTTTAG